The genomic region GCCCGGAGGCCTGCCAGGCGCTGCTGGACGCGCTCGGCGGCGACCTGCGCGAGCTGGCCGCCGCCGCCAGCCAGCTCACCTCCGACGTCGATGGCACCATCGACGAGCGCGTGGTGGCCCGTTACTACAGCGGCCGCGCCGAGGCCACCGGCTTCGAGGTGGCCGACTTCGCGGTCACCGGGCGGGCGGCCGACGCGCTGGAGCGGCTGCGCTGGGCGCTCGCCGTCGGCCAGCCGCCGACCGGCATCACCTACGCGCTGGCCGCCGGAGTCCGCAGCATCGGCCGGCTGGCCACCGCCGACCGCTCGATGCGCCCCGCCGACCTGGCCCGCGAACTGGGCATGCCGCCGTGGAAGGTGGACCGGGTCCGTCAGCAGATGCGCGGCTGGACCGGCGACGGGGTGGCCGTCGCGCTGACCGCGATCGCCCAGGCCGACGCCGCCGTCAAGGGCGGCTCGGACGACGCCGCCTACGCGCTGGAGCGCGCCGTGGTCACGGTGGCCCGCGCCGCCCGGTCCGGCGCCCGGCCGTACTGACGATCCGTCAGCCCCGCCCGCCGAGCGCTCGCAGCAGGTCCCGGGTGTCGATCACCAGCGCCTGCCGGATCGCCTCCCGGTCCGGCGCGCTCCCGCTGCCCTCCTGGTACGAGCCCGACCAGTTCAGGTAGTAGCTGAGCGCCCCGTCCCGGACGTAGAGCGTCTGGGTCAGGTAGTGCCGCCCGTGGTCCGCCCCGCTCTGGTCGTCCTGGTAGGCGACGAAGGCCTGCTCGCCCAGCTGCGGCACCGTGCTGACCTGGAAGTTCCGCTGCTGGAAGCCGGCCAGCTGGGCCTCGAACTCGGGCACCGGGCTGACCGCGTGGTGCAGCTGCGCCTCCAGGTAGAGGGTCACGTAGCCGGAGCCGCCGCTCTGCTTGAGCGACTCGCTGCAGTACATGT from Kitasatospora azatica KCTC 9699 harbors:
- the holA gene encoding DNA polymerase III subunit delta; translation: MARKSAPDDLLAPLTLAVGQEELLLDRAVAQVVAAARAADPDTDVRDLAPGGLQPGSLAELTTPSLFAERKVIVVRAAQDLAADSVKELKAYLEAPAEEVIVVLVHAGGAKGKGLLDAARKAGAREVACAKLTKAGERIAFVRGEFKALGRSASPEACQALLDALGGDLRELAAAASQLTSDVDGTIDERVVARYYSGRAEATGFEVADFAVTGRAADALERLRWALAVGQPPTGITYALAAGVRSIGRLATADRSMRPADLARELGMPPWKVDRVRQQMRGWTGDGVAVALTAIAQADAAVKGGSDDAAYALERAVVTVARAARSGARPY